From a single Myxocyprinus asiaticus isolate MX2 ecotype Aquarium Trade chromosome 33, UBuf_Myxa_2, whole genome shotgun sequence genomic region:
- the LOC127424561 gene encoding HLA class II histocompatibility antigen, DP alpha 1 chain-like yields the protein MELYVLILTFTVLVSSEVNVVHEDIAITVVSNTPQQEDMYGFDGEEMYHSDFARQQEVYTLPDFADPISCPTCYDGSVADQQIMKQNLANDIKAYKNPPEQMDPPQTSIYAENDVVLRVENNLICHVTGFYPPYLNISWTKNNEIVTEASLSQYRPNKDITFNIFSTLTITPMEGDIYSCTVNHMSLKDQPQTKTWEVDVALPSVGPAVFCGVGLTLGLLGVAVGTFFLIKGNNCN from the exons ATGGAGCTGTATGTCCTCATTCTCACATTTACTGTGCTTGTTTCTTCTGAGGTCAATG ttgtACATGAGGATATTGCTATAACTGTAGTCTCAAACACTCCTCAGCAAGAGGATATGTATGGATTTGATGGAGAAGAGATGTACCATTCAGACTTCGCAAGACAACAAGAAGTATATACATTACCAGACTTTGCAGATCCCATCAGCTGTCCTACATGTTATGATGGATCTGTTGCTGACCAACAAATTATGAAACAAAACTTAGCCAATGACATTAAAGCTTACAAAAATCCACCAGAGCAAATGG ACCCCCCCCAGACTTCCATCTATGCTGAAAATGATGTTGTGCTGCGTGTGGAGAACAACCTCATCTGTCATGTGACTggattctaccctccctacctCAATATCTCATGGACTAAGAACAATGAGATTGTAACAGAGGCCAGTCTGAGTCAGTATCGCCCAAATAAGGATATTACATTCAACATCTTCTCCACTTTGACCATCACACCTATGGAAGGAGACATTTACAGCTGCACTGTGAATCACATGTCCCTCAAGGATCAACCTCAGACCAAAACATGGG AAGTTGACGTTGCTCTTCCCAGTGTTGGTCCAGCGGTTTTCTGTGGAGTGGGTCTGACTCTTGGGCTGCTGGGAGTCGCTGTTGGGACTTTCTTCCTCATTAAAGGAAACAACTGCAACTGA